One part of the Candida albicans SC5314 chromosome R, complete sequence genome encodes these proteins:
- a CDS encoding uncharacterized protein (Protein with NADPH oxidoreductase containing flavin mononucleotide (FMN) domain; induced by nitric oxide) produces the protein MTVTIPLTETNLFKPISIGDVKLNHRIVHAPTSRKRSTKDNYPTDFMIDYYKSRSQYPGSFIIFESCLVSERSGLVPHKIGLWDEKHCLALKQIVDQVHNNNCVISCQIMANGRTSNAKLMQSKNLPILAPSITYPNEAAEKLATELNFPIKPLTVDEIHNIQDDFVNAAVNSLKIADFDFVELHATSGFLIEQFLSPLSNKRTDEYGGDLVNRCRFLIEIIDKFINHPDIGPKKFGVRISPWYSHNGMVYPEEVNLEDGIPYQFCQYILKQLEVRKSQGNEIAYVSIVEPRVSGNSDVDSFGDKSNDEIIKSWSGKLIRAGGYATNFNVENPTLIKTNKQVTNEGGEIVHYANLINDVNNDDRTLIGFSRPFTSNPDLVYRLENNLKLEYYDRPTFYTQTGEGYLTFKNYDGSAVTKLPEKELMREGISLQ, from the coding sequence ATGACGGTTACTATTCCTTTGACTGAAACCAATCTTTTCAAACCAATCTCTATTGGAGATGTTAAGCTAAACCATAGAATTGTTCATGCACCCACGTCAAGGAAAAGATCTACTAAGGACAACTATCCTACTGATTTTATGATTGACTACTACAAATCAAGATCTCAGTATCCTGGTTCTTTTATCATATTTGAGTCCTGTTTGGTGTCAGAGAGAAGCGGTCTTGTACCTCATAAAATAGGGTTATGGGATGAAAAACATTGTCTTGCCttgaaacaaattgttgatcaaGTGCATAATAACAATTGTGTTATCAGTTGCCAAATCATGGCTAACGGAAGGACTTCAAATGCCAAACTCATGCAAAGTAAGAATTTACCTATTTTAGCTCCATCAATTACTTATCCTAATGAAGCTGCTGAGAAATTAGCTactgaattgaatttccCAATCAAGCCGTTAACAGTTGACGAAATTCATAATATCCAGGACGATTTTGTTAATGCTGCTgttaattcattaaaaattgccgattttgattttgttgaattacATGCCACATCTGGGTTTTTGATTGAGCAATTTTTGTCACCACtttcaaacaaaagaaCCGATGAATATGGTGGTGATTTGGTCAATAGATGTAgatttttgattgaaattattgacaAGTTCATTAATCATCCAGATATTGGGCCTAAGAAGTTTGGTGTTAGAATCAGTCCATGGTATTCCCATAATGGAATGGTGTATCCGGAAGAAGTAAATTTAGAGGATGGTATTCCGTATCAATTTTGTCAGTATATTTTGAAGCAATTAGAGGTTAGAAAATCTCAAGGAAATGAAATCGCCTATGTTTCAATTGTCGAGCCAAGAGTATCTGGAAATTCTGATGTTGATAGTTTTGGTGATAAATCGAACGACGAGATAATCAAAAGTTGGAGTGGTAAACTTATTCGTGCTGGTGGTTATGCTACTAATTTTAATGTTGAAAATCCTACTTTAATTAAAACCAATAAACAGGTTACTAATGAAGGTGGTGAAATTGTTCATTATgctaatttaattaatgatgtCAACAATGATGATAGAACATTAATTGGATTTTCAAGACCATTTACAAGCAATCCTGATTTGGTATATCGATTggaaaacaatttgaaattagaatACTACGACAGGCCAACCTTTTATACTCAAACAGGTGAAGGTTATTTGACTTTCAAGAATTATGATGGGTCTGCGGTGACTAAGTTGCCAGAGAAAGAGCTTATGCGAGAGGGAATCCTGTTGCAATAA
- the MMS22 gene encoding Mms22p (Putative adapter subunit of E3 ubiquitin ligase complex, acts with cullin subunit Rtt101p in response to DNA damage; cell-cycle regulated periodic mRNA expression), whose product MSNTEYISDSEDDSLRGELLVDKNKFTNILSTLSPSKQELTRQRLETLTNISYVNIENSTCSPRLGHNQNSETRNTINNLIEDSDDDSDSNPIDLIKNLPRRSANEIEQREHSTSQHQSQDNAITQNIVGNTVVPEDQENENHLQSYLNTTNSYVTWSGRSLRKRNFASTHPYLADQAHYLGLSDIDYLNEIYEENDHNLEKVVKYLNYNYERLKKRYPKDEKFRSKNFYTIISRQSHLASEKELQEEQRNGDSGSLPNIDEEFEDEDEEGNKEFTIDPLDDLNSQTYETDESSHEPDDFLQPVKHHRLVIPDDDDEDDNFDTNSNFYSRNVANEESGSGSDSDSSKSDVYVRVGGRFRKERNALKGVLPESAKRLSIYQPKSKGPSSRHLQKPHPVSEHRKGIALRKRTKRKISERDDFTGFVDDTITYDTNNELYHELYDQPIVIEEPTPALNYPSFESVTNFSESSASEDEGEQMNYESDLDIFDVGPPQADITGVDEETGKLDENGDLDEPSDYEVREGDYINHMLATAPKRKTTAPKRQSASATTMGTSGNRTYKSQNRSIDGMLSRPKKAHSYNTKRDVRRSDSSTVSVINRSTPNSRRQRKPRTARAASDESYSRLPVKRITSLRDQNTHKTTRPTRKSKKRKDNLQLTTLDNCMKGNPKDLFTDNYLFSRSPILSTTIVEAASVTRFVKESYKNVNPSAPQMAPSIILGSQPIFEFGCILNDIVLDKITALGDGKFYQIHKDSVTIEFLGETVILTLIDLESSKFRYEKLLIHLARLSKNSDLSNESLIQTVYTTVKGILEWNLILQECPTERIWKLIHLAVSNIRDSPYLTASTMKFILPYFILVEYTMSMITKLNNKPSSFDSNPLGIRYWQLFFETFSGDLFEKSNFEAGAKTKEAESYFILCRILEESGVWWTTIIKALQVYEAFDLSLLLESVFCLCVFARKGFSWEPLQLVYQKAILEETLGVEFYYRYLEIVYFMNQRNNWPLPETVVLQIYSSITRMKFANFIDEIGMPDLIGKVSNRFDIPDDSFFERFMQLLYWYISGLSEPSKVKKLVTKLFTFSKFQYVNDQSHHVMFINRLNFILLLASVCKVDLKTQLLNLLEGIENAKDAKLIKLASQGVCVLTEIAIQRDTKLPIEGISIVIQCCINGYYNVHGILKVWKNFLISLKDLFRDPLSRLSHSLQLLNISKSIDINNVPDKIIIDICHVLSHITSSMINVKDMVIQKHIKTIKSFNEFVLSLLHRQMGRLPLPSVIQENRVCDLIEILLSIWVQCAFVLDESWDRLILQTYAYTGNQQSREQFALYFYSKILQFNNLKGCKELVTRQVLRDLVCFNPSKYLCSILQKLQKEKWGTFNFGKTNGITLSMITNSRYVVVTNILQNLASDSSIISMYEYQLYVKDILRTLDIEFEKYYSSLRYKTFCVNVIKDIQKYCEPAIINESLLTNLASKLGISENELSHLKIQKLPLKEKLKAFVGEFLNAVYFGGDYIKILEKFTFEEGVELIYHLVSVLLQEMQANSDFITWKVIYLLLKFFDENLRLFKFKFVNFQFKRFLKQLVELPKVRQRSSSTADQYCRICCLLCITSILRYCKIIFEGYTDLNEIECYWVLFSNAVHSYNADKSKFSEYVYSSFRMQDLLNDFRFPKDPNPQDDISQESLQVAHRVLVSEIDLIDTTSGEVPDTCILDYDYNF is encoded by the coding sequence ATGTCGAATACTGAGTATATATCAGATTCGGAGGATGATTCACTACGAGGGGAATTATTAGTAGATAAGAATAAATTTACCAATATTTTATCAACACTATCTCCCAGTAAACAAGAACTAACGAGACAACGACTAGAAACATTAACAAATATATCGTATGTGAATATAGAAAATAGCACCTGTAGTCCTCGACTAGGGCATAACCAAAACAGCGAGACAAGGAATACCATTAACAACTTAATCGAGGATAGTGACGACGATTCAGATTCAAACCCAATTGATCTTATTAAAAATCTACCGAGAAGATCAGCTAACGAGATAGAACAACGAGAGCATAGCACTTCACAACATCAAAGTCAAGACAATGCAATAACACAAAACATTGTTGGCAATACAGTTGTACCTGAAGACCAAGAAAACGAAAATCATTTGCAATCATATTTGAATACCACGAACTCATATGTCACATGGTCAGGTAGAAGTTtaaggaaaagaaattttgcTAGTACACATCCCTATTTAGCAGACCAAGCCCATTATTTGGGTCTTTCagatattgattatttaaatgaaatCTACGAAGAGAATGACCATAATCTAGAGAAGGTGgtgaaatatttaaattataacTATGAAAgactaaaaaaaaggtaTCCAAAGGATGAAAAGTTTAGGAGTAAGAATTTTTACACTATAATTAGTCGACAATCACATTTGGCTAGCGAAAAAGAGCTTCAAGAAGAGCAAAGAAATGGGGACTCTGGGTCTTTGCCAAATATTGACGAAGAATTTGaggatgaagatgaagaagggAATAAAGAATTTACCATCGACCCTTTAgatgatttgaattcaCAAACCTATGAAACTGACGAATCAAGCCACGAGCCTGATGACTTTTTGCAACCAGTCAAACATCACCGATTGGTTATACCagacgatgatgatgaagatgataacTTTGACACCAATAGCAACTTCTATAGTAGAAATGTTGCTAATGAGGAAAGTGGAAGTGGTTCTGATTCTGATTCGAGCAAATCTGATGTTTACGTTAGAGTGGGTGGCAGGTTTAGAAAGGAAAGGAATGCATTAAAAGGGGTTCTCCCTGAATCAGCTAAAAGATTATCGATATATCAGCCAAAGTCCAAAGGGCCGTCTAGCCGGCATTTGCAGAAACCACATCCGGTTCTGGAGCACAGAAAGGGAATAGCATTGAGAAAACGAACTAAACGAAAAATTTCTGAACGAGACGATTTCACTGGGTTTGTGGATGATACCATAACTTATGACACCAATAATGAACTTTATCACGAATTGTACGACCAGCCTATCGTTATCGAAGAACCGACTCCAGCATTGAATTACCCTAGTTTTGAAAGTGTTACGAACTTTTCAGAAAGTTCAGCCTCAGAAGATGAAGGTGAGCAGATGAATTATGAGAGTGATTTAGATATATTTGATGTTGGGCCACCCCAGGCAGATATTACAGGTGTTGATGAAGAGACCGGAAAACTAGATGAGAATGGGGATTTAGATGAACCTCTGGATTACGAAGTTCGTGAAGGTGACTACATAAACCACATGCTAGCAACTGCACCTAAACGCAAAACCACGGCACCAAAGAGACAAAGTGCTAGCGCCACTACTATGGGTACTTCTGGCAATAGAACGTATAAATCACAAAACCGTTCCATAGATGGAATGTTGTCACGACCCAAAAAGGCTCATAGTTATAATACCAAGAGAGACGTTAGACGTTCAGATTCAAGTACAGTCTCGGTAATTAACAGGTCAACTCCAAATTCAAGACGACAGCGAAAACCTAGAACTGCAAGAGCTGCATCTGATGAGTCTTACAGCAGGCTTCCAGTGAAACGAATTACTTCTCTTCGAGACCAAAACACCcataaaacaacaagacCCACTCgcaaatcaaaaaagagaaaggaCAATTTGCAGCTAACCACTTTGGATAATTGTATGAAAGGCAATCCAAAAGATTTGTTTACTGacaattatttgtttctgAGGTCACCTATATTATCGACAACAATCGTTGAAGCAGCAAGTGTGACGAGGTTTGTCAAGGAATCATATAAAAATGTTAACCCTTCAGCTCCACAAATGGCCCCAAGTATAATTCTAGGCTCTCAACCTATTTTTGAGTTTGGGTGTATTTTAAACGATATTGTGCTTGATAAAATAACTGCATTGGGTGATGGAAAGTTCTATCAAATACACAAGGACTCAGTgacaattgaatttttagGGGAAACAGTAATATTGACATTGATTGATCTTGAGTCCTCGAAATTTAGATATGAAAAGTTATTAATCCATTTGGCTAGACTTTCCAAAAATTctgatttatcaaatgaatCATTAATTCAGACTGTTTACACCACAGTAAAAGGCATTTTGGAGtggaatttgattttgcaAGAGTGTCCTACAGAGAGAATTTGGAAGCTCATCCATTTGGCTGTGTCGAATATTAGGGATAGCCCGTACTTAACTGCTAGTACTATGAAGTTTATTTTGCCTTATTTCATACTTGTGGAATATACCATGAGTATGATTACTAAGCTCAATAATAAGCCTAGCTCGTTTGACTCAAATCCTTTAGGAATACGATACTGgcaattattttttgaaaccTTCTCGGGCgatttgtttgaaaagCTGAATTTTGAAGCTGGAGCTAAAACCAAGGAAGCAGAGTCCTATTTCATACTATGCAGAATATTAGAAGAATCGGGTGTTTGGTGGACTACAATCATTAAAGCTTTACAGGTATACGAGGCATTTGATCTATCATTATTACTAGAGTCAGTGTTTTGCTTATGTGTATTTGCAAGAAAAGGATTCTCATGGGAACCCTTACAATTGGTATACCAGAAAGCTATTTTGGAAGAAACTCTAGGTGTTGAATTCTACTATAGATACCTTGAAATTGTTTACTTTATGAATCAGAGAAATAATTGGCCACTTCCTGAAACCGTTGTACTACAAATTTATTCCTCAATCACAAGAATGAAATTTGCAAATTTTATTGACGAAATTGGTATGCCTGACTTAATTGGGAAAGTTTCTAACCGATTTGATATCCCTGAtgattcattttttgaACGATTCATGCAATTGCTTTACTGGTACATTTCAGGATTATCTGAGCCTTCgaaagtgaaaaaattagTAACAAAGTTATTCACATTCAGCAAGTTTCAATATGTCAACGATCAAAGCCATCATGTTATGTTTATTAATAGATTGAATTTCATATTATTGTTGGCGCTGGTATGTAAAGTGGATTTGAAAACTCAATTACTAAATTTGTTGGAAGGTATTGAAAATGCCAAAGACGCAAAGCTTATAAAATTGGCATCACAGGGTGTTTGTGTGTTAACAGAAATTGCCATACAAAGAGATACAAAGTTGCCCATAGAGGgtatttcaattgttatACAATGTTGTATCAATGGATATTACAATGTTCATGGGATACTAAAGGTATGGAAGAATTTCTTAATTTCGCTTAAAGATCTTTTTCGTGATCCATTGAGTCGTCTTTCACATCTGCTCCAACTTTTGAATATATCTAAATCCATTGATATCAATAATGTTCCTGACAAAATCATTATAGATATATGTCATGTTTTGTCGCATATAACTTCGTCCATGATAAATGTGAAAGATATGGTTATACAGAAGCATATCAAAACTATTAAATCTTTTAATGAGTTTGTATTATCCTTGTTGCACAGACAAATGGGGCGACTTCCCTTGCCGAGTGTGATACAAGAAAACCGTGTATGcgatttaattgaaatattgcTATCCATATGGGTCCAATGTGCCTTTGTTTTGGATGAAAGTTGGGACAGATTGATATTACAAACGTATGCATATACTGGAAACCAGCAACTGCGTGAACAGTTTgcattatatttttattctaaaattttgcaattcaataatttgaaagGGTGCAAGGAACTTGTCACGAGACAAGTATTACGGGATCTAGTATGTTTCAATCCGTCAAAGTATCTTTGTTCGATATTACAAAAACTacagaaagaaaaatggggtacatttaattttggCAAAACCAATGGCATCACGTTACTGATGATAACAAACTCCAGATACGTTGTTGTGACAAACATACTTCAAAATTTAGCATCAGATTCTAGTATAATCAGCATGTACGAATACCAGTTGTACGTTAAAGATATTCTACGGACTTTggatattgaatttgaaaaatattattcttCCCTTCGTTATAAAACTTTTTGTGTCAATGTAATAAAGGACATTCAAAAGTATTGCGAGCCAGCAATTATCAATGAATCATTGTTAACAAACTTAGCATCGAAATTGGGTATACTGGAGAACGAATTGTCacatttaaaaattcaaaaattgcCGTTAAAGGAGAAACTAAAAGCTTTTGTTGgtgaatttttaaatgcGGTATACTTTGGTGGGGACTACATTAAAATACTAGAGAAATTCACATTTGAAGAAGGTGTTGAATTGATCTATCATTTGGTGTCAGTTTTGTTGCAGGAAATGCAAGCAAATTCTGATTTCATTACTTGGAAAgtaatttatttgttgcTAAAGTTCTTTGATGAAAACTTGAGATTGTTTAAGTttaaatttgttaattttcAGTTTAAACGGTTTTTGAAACAGCTTGTTGAATTGCCAAAAGTTAGACAACGCAGTTCCAGTACTGCAGACCAGTATTGTAGAATTTGCTGTTTGTTGTGTATCACATCGATTTTAAGATATTGCaaaattatatttgaaGGTTACACGGATTTGAATGAGATTGAATGTTATTGGGTACTTTTCAGCAACGCCGTTCATTCATACAACGCAGACAAATCTAAATTTTCAGAATATGTTTACTCGTCATTCAGAATGCAGGATTTACTAAATGATTTTAGATTCCCAAAGGACCCAAATCCACAGGACGATATCCTGCAAGAGTCCTTACAGGTTGCTCACAGGGTATTGGTTTCAGAGATTGATCTAATTGATACTACCTCGGGTGAAGTGCCGGATACATGTATACTAGATTATGACTATAATTTCTAA
- the SWC4 gene encoding Swc4p (Subunit of the NuA4 histone acetyltransferase complex): MSANDILDVLNIQRDESNQPPKKKQKSSSTPTLPDGKQLTGMARELYNLVGPNTPPINLNSNSYTANKEKMKKFKPSPWTRMPFTPKQGIELNHWVKGSKELIEQQEFEEDGTPKPYFFEKYNVQLEIPEFVDEDTYDLYMIEIKEYESKMKEERARREKERKEREKRDLEEKKKKQQQQQQKSQQNPQNQIKDDEKNQDTRNNTDKKDSEQKSEDKPTVEAKKETDEKKDDVVLKDNTNETKPVTETTKSETETTEQNNSEKTNENETNKTNDKDGEGNLTKSKDSATEDQSNNKKENDEDTESEWTYKETKHLFELCQAFELKWPIIHDRFPNPNRTAEDLKEQFYRICIKILENQKNKNQALIDSLKAYCKPRELERKQYLENLLKRTPAEIAEEESLVIEARRFEIAAKKMLMERSNLLTLLDSPQTTQNVSQYQSSQGITNLYNNLLIYDKHQKKKQMANKSNPQQEPVPPPIPLAASSSVKRDRGFQTQLQQYLSSFLKQNHHTNPAVKQEINSIQQLLMKRLTQKEEEAYGLYFHGTEKLNPGVMLRSQQKLPGLNQRQSILKSVNILLQEMDIPTGGGTSWKPIMPTRKTMAKYDELIRSVVTLLDVKKAKDKLESEIKLIKSQRGL, translated from the coding sequence ATGTCAGCAAATGATATTCTTGATGTGTTAAACATTCAACGAGATGAGTCGAATCAGCCACCCAAGAAAAAGCAGAAATCATCTTCGACGCCTACATTACCAGATGGTAAACAATTAACTGGGATGGCCAGagaattatataatttagTAGGTCCAAATACACCACCTATAAActtaaattcaaattcatatACTGctaataaagaaaaaatgaaaaagttcAAACCATCTCCATGGACTAGAATGCCATTCACTCCTAAACAAGGTATAGAATTAAATCATTGGGTTAAGGGTTCCAAAGAGTTGATTGAACAACAAGAGTTCGAAGAAGATGGTACACCCAAACCATATTTTTTCGAAAAATATAACGTTCAGTTGGAAATCCCTGAATTTGTCGACGAAGACACTTATGATCTTTATATGATCGAGATTAAAGAATATGAGAGTAAGATGAAAGAGGAAAGAGCAAGAAGAGAGAAAGAACGCAAAGAAAGGGAGAAGAGAGATTTagaagagaagaagaaaaagcagcaacagcaacaacagaaatCACAACAAAATCCACAGAACCAGATCAAGGAcgatgaaaaaaatcagGATACAAGAAACAACACAGATAAAAAGGACAGTGAACAAAAATCTGAGGACAAACCAACCGTAGAGGCAAAAAAGGAAACTGACGAAAAGAAAGATGATGTGGTATTGAAAGATAATACAAATGAGACGAAACCAGTCACCGAGACTACAAAATCAGAAACGGAAACTACTGAACAGAACAACTCTGAAAAGaccaatgaaaatgaaactaACAAAACCAACGATAAAGATGGAGAAGGGAACCTTACTAAGAGTAAAGACTCTGCTACGGAAGAtcaatcaaacaataaaaaagaaaatgacGAAGACACAGAGCTGGAGTGGACATATAAAGAAACCAAacatttatttgaattatgTCAGGCATTTGAGTTGAAATGGCCAATAATTCATGATAGGTttccaaatccaaatcGAACAGCAGAAGACTTGAAAGAACAATTCTACAGAATATGTATCAAAATTCTCgagaatcaaaaaaataaaaaccaAGCATTAATAGATTCATTAAAGGCTTATTGCAAACCTCGAGAATTGgaaagaaaacaatatcTTGAAAACTTGCTTAAGAGAACGCCAGCAGAAATTGCTGAGGAGGAATCATTAGTTATTGAAGCAAGAAGGTTCGAAATAGCAGCAAAGAAGATGTTAATGGAGAGATCAAACTTGTTAACATTGCTCGATTCTCCACAAACTACTCAAAATGTATCACAATATCAATCTTCTCAAGGTATAACCAACTTGTATaacaatttgttaatttatGACAAACatcaaaagaagaagcaaATGGCAAATAAGTCGAACCCTCAACAAGAACCAGTCCCACCACCAATACCATTAGCTGCATCATCATCTGTGAAACGTGACCGCGGTTTCCAAACTCAACTTCAGCAATACTTGTCTAgttttttgaaacaaaatcatcataCAAACCCTGCAGTCAAACAGGAAATCAATTCTATACAACAgttattaatgaaaagGTTGACTcaaaaggaagaagaagcatATGGTTTGTATTTCCATGGAACAGAAAAGTTAAATCCAGGTGTAATGCTTAGGTCTCAACAAAAACTACCTGGTTTAAATCAAAGACAATCAATATTAAAGTCAGTCAATATTTTGTTACAAGAAATGGATATCCCTACTGGAGGTGGTACTTCTTGGAAACCAATAATGCCCACCAGGAAAACCATGGCAAAATACGACGAATTAATTCGGTCAGTCGTAACTTTACTTGATGTGAAAAAGGCCAAAGACAAATTGGAATcggaaatcaaattgataaagaGTCAAAGAGGGctataa
- the RTT109 gene encoding H3 histone acetyltransferase (Histone acetyltransferase, mutants are sensitive to DNA damage, show decreased virulence in mice, decreased white-to-opaque switching and increased susceptibility to killing by macrophages), which produces MLPPDILQNGEFETIYFQTNPTYIKSPIHIPKSTIGKPDTVKIRHFFALLHQDLVVLGLEVFVYLQIYSDFVEKYVYVSKCDTVGLEKSTIKIGKVIGPVLQYIINYNGYKIKMKNLDEKSKDLSDPSTLVRLQRLRDKLPDIYPNLPYYNDIPPKEECIEYRTLPKTQNLRLCVFTKPAKEYLFPNSAKNPYKNLLNGQSLLRWWISIIDSITKGWNNHKLMIPGADKYATRKFIEKYSDWSEGHIFKKDGLAVQAIPLFPDDPKGRFLELVIVECRYGKMTVSRFYQELAYRQEFLLGDCVSLIGCCKENLEVTYHDDSVSTVTISEYKEFMNSLKSVDFSDRVEVSNFVSNYRKSK; this is translated from the coding sequence ATGCTTCCTCCAGATATATTACAAAATGGtgaatttgaaaccatTTACTTCCAGACAAATCCAACATATATAAAATCACCGATACATATCCCCAAATCTACAATTGGGAAACCTGATACAGTTAAAATTCGACACTTTTTCGCTTTACTACATCAAgatcttgttgttttagGATTAGAAGTTTTTGtatatttacaaatttattcagactttgttgaaaaatacgTTTACGTATCCAAATGTGATACTGTTGGATtagaaaaatcaacaatcaaaattggaaaagtAATTGGTCCGGTGTTACAATACATCATCAACTATAATGgttataaaataaaaatgaaaaatttggatgaaaaatcaaaagattTGTCAGACCCATCAACTTTGGTTCGTTTACAAAGGTTGCGTGATAAGTTACCAGATATTTATCCAAATTTACCTTATTATAATGATATCCCACCAAAAGAAGAATGCATTGAGTACCGAACTTTACCAAAGACGCAAAACTTGAGATTATGTGTTTTTACAAAACCAGCTAAAGAATATCTTTTCCCCAATTCAGCCAAGAACCCATATAAAAACCTTTTGAATGGACAGTCTCTCTTGAGATGGTGgatatcaataattgatagCATTACCAAAGGTTGGAACAATCACAAACTAATGATTCCTGGGGCAGACAAGTATGCTACCAGaaaattcattgaaaagTATTCTGACTGGAGTGAAGGacacattttcaaaaaagatGGTTTGGCGGTACAGGCAATTCCATTGTTTCCGGATGATCCCAAGGGTAGATTTTTGGAATTGGTAATTGTAGAGTGTCGATATGGAAAGATGACAGTGTCGAGATTTTATCAAGAACTTGCTTATAGACAAGagtttcttcttggtgATTGTGTATCGTTGATTGGATGCTGTAAGGAAAACTTGGAGGTTACATATCACGATGATCTGGTTTCAACTGTGACAATTTCAGAATATAAAGAGTTTATGAACCTGTTGAAGCTGGTTGATTTTAGTGATCGTGTTGAAGTTAGTAATTTTGTAAGTAATTatagaaaatcaaaatag